A part of Populus alba chromosome 8, ASM523922v2, whole genome shotgun sequence genomic DNA contains:
- the LOC118055876 gene encoding germin-like protein 9-3 yields the protein MASALLNAVLFVTFFALVTASDPNIITDFVIPANSSTKIGGDFFTFTDLRGFFDRAYPPNFKVTKASLAEFPALNGQIVSFATLEYLAGTINPPHTHPRYAELLLVVDGILEVGFIDTTNKLYSRTLQLGDMFVFRKGLVHYQSNANAKNPATAISAFGSANAGTVSVPSTVFATGIDDNILAKAFKTDIGTIQKIKAGLAVKG from the coding sequence ATGGCCTCAGCCTTGCTAAATGCAGTTCTTTTTGTGACATTTTTTGCATTGGTCACAGCAAGTGATCCAAATATCATCACAGACTTTGTAATCCCAGCAAACTCTTCAACAAAAATTGGTGGGGATTTCTTCACCTTCACCGACCTGCGAGGCTTCTTTGATAGAGCCTATCCACCAAACTTCAAGGTGACAAAAGCTAGTTTGGCAGAGTTCCCAGCTCTTAATGGTCAGATTGTTTCCTTTGCTACCCTTGAGTACCTGGCAGGTACAATCAACCCACCTCACACCCATCCACGTTATGCTGAGCTCCTTCTCGTTGTCGATGGAATCCTTGAGGTCGGCTTCATTGACACCACAAATAAACTTTACTCTCGGACTCTTCAACTTGGTGACATGTTTGTGTTCCGTAAGGGACTTGTGCACTATCAGTCCAATGCCAATGCCAAGAACCCAGCCACAGCTATCTCTGCCTTTGGTAGTGCAAATGCTGGCACTGTGTCGGTGCCATCAACCGTGTTTGCTACTGGCATTGATGATAACATCCTTGCCAAGGCTTTTAAAACTGATATTGGTACTATCCAGAAGATCAAAGCAGGTCTCGCCGTGAAGGGATAA